One window of Deltaproteobacteria bacterium genomic DNA carries:
- a CDS encoding gamma-glutamyl-gamma-aminobutyrate hydrolase family protein (Members of this family of hydrolases with an active site Cys residue belong to MEROPS family C26.): MAKVLVLQHTPEENLGIITEALLGQEHQWQYVRLFAGESIPNTLNANGLIVLGGPMGVYDTSKYPFLNNEIRLISQSLNENKPILGVCLGSQLIAAVLGARVYKNKVKEIGWYPIQIAADMSTDPLFGTIKQNFFAFHWHGDTFDLPSGAVSIGSSSVTMNQGFRFNSNIYALQFHLEVTQTIINDLLKTFHHELPEAKTSIETISSDTQKYLENMQTTGRKIFSNWAKML; encoded by the coding sequence ATGGCTAAAGTATTAGTACTACAACATACTCCCGAAGAGAATTTAGGTATTATTACTGAAGCACTTTTAGGGCAAGAACATCAATGGCAATATGTCCGTTTATTCGCTGGTGAATCTATTCCCAATACTCTTAATGCCAATGGTCTGATTGTGTTAGGTGGGCCAATGGGGGTTTATGATACGTCTAAATATCCCTTTCTCAATAATGAAATCAGACTAATCAGCCAATCACTTAATGAAAACAAACCTATCTTAGGCGTATGTCTTGGTAGTCAATTAATTGCCGCTGTTTTGGGCGCTCGGGTGTATAAAAATAAGGTCAAAGAAATTGGCTGGTACCCAATACAAATTGCTGCAGACATGAGTACTGACCCTTTGTTTGGTACTATTAAACAAAACTTTTTTGCTTTTCATTGGCATGGGGATACCTTTGATTTGCCTAGTGGCGCGGTATCTATAGGAAGTTCAAGTGTTACAATGAATCAAGGTTTTCGTTTTAACTCTAATATTTATGCTCTACAATTTCATCTTGAAGTTACTCAGACAATAATTAATGACCTATTAAAAACGTTTCATCATGAATTACCTGAAGCTAAGACTAGTATTGAAACTATATCCTCAGATACTCAAAAATATCTTGAAAATATGCAAACAACTGGTCGCAAAATATTTAGTAATTGGGCAAAAATGCTTTAA
- a CDS encoding 2,3-bisphosphoglycerate-independent phosphoglycerate mutase, with protein sequence MDCQKLVRIPETGVKGPVVVAIMDGVGIGKGDEGDAVAKAHTPTLDRIAQNSLTTQLAAHGLAVGMPSDEDMGNSEVGHNALGAGRIFDQGAKLVQSAIESGKIFAGEVWQNLITHIKQHNTALHFIGLLSDGNVHSNISHLIHMIRKADNLEINRLYVHALLDGRDVPKTSALEYVDQLEAVLIEINKKANREYKIASGGGRMVTTMDRYQADWTIVERGWQTHVLANGPKFVSARAAIEAYRKEKPGILDQDLPPFVVVNGNEPIGPIKNGDGVVAYNFRGDRMLELVSAFENEQFNKFNRGPKPDVFFTGMTLYDGDTNSPNKFLVAPPEITCTIGELLVDAGVVQLATSETQKYGHVTYFFNGNRSGYFSEKLEKYIEVPSNAPPFDEKPEMKAFEISQTLLRELEARDYKFLRLNWANGDMVGHTGNFAATVKGVEAVDQALAMLIDPVLARGGALIVTADHGNADDMGERHKKTGQLLRDENGLIIPKTSHSLNPVPFHVVLSEQDRKRFTMTDVKHPGLGNVAATISVLLGFKVPDIYLPSIIQQISQ encoded by the coding sequence ATGGATTGTCAAAAACTTGTACGTATTCCTGAAACTGGGGTTAAAGGCCCTGTAGTAGTAGCCATTATGGATGGGGTAGGTATCGGTAAAGGCGACGAAGGTGATGCTGTCGCTAAAGCACACACACCAACACTTGATCGTATTGCGCAAAATAGCCTGACCACTCAATTAGCAGCTCATGGATTAGCTGTTGGTATGCCTAGTGATGAAGATATGGGCAACAGTGAAGTTGGCCATAATGCTCTCGGTGCTGGTCGTATCTTTGACCAAGGCGCTAAATTAGTTCAGTCAGCTATTGAAAGCGGCAAAATATTTGCCGGCGAAGTGTGGCAAAATCTAATCACTCACATAAAGCAACATAACACCGCCTTACATTTTATCGGACTGCTTTCAGACGGTAATGTGCACAGTAATATAAGTCATCTTATACACATGATTCGTAAAGCTGATAACCTTGAAATAAATCGTCTTTACGTACATGCATTGCTAGACGGTCGTGATGTTCCGAAAACCAGCGCCCTTGAATACGTCGACCAGCTTGAAGCAGTGCTTATCGAAATAAATAAAAAGGCAAATCGCGAGTATAAAATTGCTTCTGGCGGCGGGCGTATGGTGACCACCATGGACCGCTATCAAGCTGATTGGACTATTGTTGAACGTGGTTGGCAGACACACGTATTAGCAAATGGCCCCAAATTCGTAAGTGCCCGGGCTGCAATTGAAGCTTATCGCAAAGAAAAACCAGGTATTCTCGATCAAGATCTTCCGCCATTTGTGGTTGTTAATGGTAACGAACCTATTGGCCCAATAAAAAATGGTGATGGTGTAGTAGCTTATAATTTCCGTGGCGATCGCATGCTTGAGTTAGTGAGCGCCTTTGAAAACGAGCAGTTTAATAAATTTAATCGTGGTCCAAAGCCTGATGTTTTTTTTACCGGTATGACCCTCTATGATGGTGATACCAACAGCCCGAATAAATTTCTTGTAGCACCACCAGAAATTACCTGTACCATCGGTGAGTTACTTGTTGATGCTGGTGTTGTCCAACTTGCGACAAGCGAAACGCAAAAATATGGTCATGTTACCTATTTTTTCAATGGCAATCGTTCAGGATATTTCAGTGAAAAATTAGAAAAATACATTGAGGTACCGTCAAATGCACCACCATTTGATGAGAAGCCTGAAATGAAAGCATTTGAGATATCTCAAACATTATTGCGTGAACTCGAGGCTCGCGATTATAAATTTTTACGTCTTAATTGGGCTAATGGCGATATGGTTGGGCATACCGGCAATTTCGCTGCAACGGTAAAAGGTGTCGAAGCTGTCGACCAAGCACTTGCTATGTTAATTGACCCTGTGCTTGCACGTGGCGGAGCTCTGATAGTAACCGCTGATCATGGCAATGCTGATGATATGGGTGAACGTCATAAAAAAACTGGTCAACTATTACGAGATGAAAATGGTCTTATCATACCTAAAACTAGTCATTCGCTTAATCCCGTGCCCTTTCATGTTGTTTTATCAGAACAAGATCGAAAACGTTTCACGATGACCGATGTTAAACATCCAGGTTTAGGTAATGTCGCAGCAACTATTTCTGTACTATTAGGATTTAAAGTACCAGATATTTATCTGCCGAGCATTATTCAACAAATAAGCCAGTAA
- a CDS encoding MarR family transcriptional regulator, whose amino-acid sequence MSDKLILTPAAEKFILHWGEMGSRWGISRSVAQIQSLLYVSERPLHADEIVTTLSLARSNVSTALRELQTWGLVRVVHLPGDRRDHFVTICDAWEMLQTVVAERKKREIDPIILLLRECLAEINFKGEHETLAVTRIRELLSFFDTAVDFYEQISSMPKAKLQKAMKLGRQLVKLLTNPSAKTKQKLQKKEK is encoded by the coding sequence ATGAGTGACAAATTAATTTTAACACCGGCGGCTGAAAAATTTATATTACATTGGGGTGAAATGGGTAGCCGCTGGGGAATAAGTCGTAGCGTCGCCCAAATACAATCCCTGCTGTATGTATCTGAGCGCCCTTTACATGCTGACGAAATTGTTACTACTCTGAGTTTGGCGCGTTCAAATGTAAGTACTGCATTACGTGAATTACAAACATGGGGTTTAGTACGAGTAGTTCATCTTCCAGGTGATCGCCGTGACCACTTTGTTACTATTTGCGATGCTTGGGAAATGTTACAAACCGTTGTTGCTGAAAGAAAAAAACGAGAAATTGATCCCATTATTCTCTTGCTACGCGAATGCCTTGCCGAAATCAATTTTAAAGGTGAACATGAAACTTTAGCAGTCACACGCATACGCGAACTTTTAAGCTTTTTCGATACTGCGGTCGATTTCTATGAGCAAATCAGCAGTATGCCTAAGGCCAAATTACAAAAAGCAATGAAATTAGGACGTCAACTTGTTAAACTACTGACAAACCCGTCAGCTAAAACCAAACAAAAATTGCAAAAAAAGGAAAAATAA
- a CDS encoding bifunctional folylpolyglutamate synthase/dihydrofolate synthase yields MQKLDYATVLQLLFTRTNQGIKLGLETTQALLHALGNPERQMRHVVIAGTNGKGSTSNFIASALQSAGHCVGHYTSPHLLRFTERIRINSVEINHDDVVRLYMNIRRAESACPRPATFFEIITVMALLAFAEANVDITVMEIGLGGRFDAVNVVDKLLAVITPISLDHMQYLGNNLTAIANEKAGIIGRHTVVVTSQQKPEVLAVLKKTAATQNAHLVMATQAQKNTDKISINHAAGMLEFKHTPIAAYQRENLATACTAIRELVKLGVACPDAAIYRAVSDFQWPGRYQWIDGKPDILIDGAHNPAGIKALLSAIAEDSRIGNKPVHTVATILTDRPYEQMLLPILTRSTTLHLTTINNSRSRTYTELKKLAPKAFVYSNVNEAISQAKAHAIKNNGIVLICGSLFLVAETLALLQNQKRDPLING; encoded by the coding sequence ATGCAAAAATTAGACTATGCCACAGTGTTACAACTGCTTTTTACACGCACTAACCAAGGAATAAAACTTGGTTTAGAAACCACGCAGGCACTATTGCACGCTCTTGGCAATCCCGAACGACAAATGCGGCACGTTGTAATAGCCGGAACAAATGGTAAAGGCTCGACTAGCAATTTTATTGCCTCAGCACTGCAATCTGCGGGTCACTGCGTCGGGCATTACACTTCACCACATTTATTGAGATTTACTGAGCGAATACGCATTAATTCAGTTGAAATAAATCATGATGATGTAGTGCGTCTTTATATGAATATCCGGCGAGCTGAGAGTGCCTGCCCGCGACCTGCTACTTTTTTTGAAATCATTACGGTTATGGCGCTACTAGCTTTTGCTGAAGCGAATGTAGATATCACGGTAATGGAAATTGGCTTGGGTGGCAGATTTGATGCGGTAAATGTAGTTGATAAACTGCTTGCGGTTATTACTCCTATCTCCTTAGATCACATGCAATATTTAGGTAACAATCTTACCGCAATTGCTAATGAAAAAGCAGGGATAATTGGACGGCACACAGTAGTCGTGACTAGTCAACAAAAACCTGAAGTTCTTGCGGTACTAAAGAAAACCGCAGCTACACAAAATGCTCACTTAGTCATGGCAACTCAAGCTCAAAAAAATACCGATAAAATTAGCATAAATCATGCAGCAGGCATGCTTGAATTTAAGCATACCCCTATCGCCGCATATCAACGTGAAAATCTCGCAACTGCTTGTACGGCTATTCGTGAACTAGTCAAACTTGGGGTCGCATGTCCTGATGCGGCAATTTATCGCGCGGTATCCGACTTTCAGTGGCCAGGACGTTATCAATGGATAGACGGTAAACCCGATATTTTAATAGACGGTGCTCATAATCCCGCTGGTATTAAAGCATTATTGTCTGCAATAGCAGAAGACTCTCGTATAGGTAATAAACCTGTGCACACTGTAGCTACTATACTTACAGATCGTCCTTATGAACAAATGCTGTTGCCAATATTGACGCGTAGTACAACGCTTCATTTAACCACAATAAATAATTCTCGCTCACGTACTTATACAGAACTTAAAAAACTTGCACCAAAGGCCTTTGTTTATTCAAATGTAAATGAGGCTATATCTCAAGCTAAAGCACATGCTATAAAGAATAATGGCATTGTCTTAATATGTGGTTCACTTTTTTTAGTAGCAGAAACTCTCGCACTTTTACAAAATCAAAAACGTGACCCACTAATTAATGGATAG
- a CDS encoding substrate-binding domain-containing protein, whose protein sequence is MIKNQIAIMAASFAFTFASKMLSLISSHLKIGESLTQYSTVGLPIRENKRLEDILDKSPPSALIGVSIRPEASIVAKYKTAGIPIILIDEEMSGASTVASDNFMGGYLAGEYLVKKQRKKIAIVSGRMQIEGGYNAIQRVNGFKMALEKTGLALPQNQIFEVRDYSFNDGTKVMAQIIESHLKIDAIFCAAGDECAKGLLNTAFKQGVNIPEDISIIGYDDMELAKTSNPPLTTIRQPLEEMATSAYDMATVNRLELIDKPKKASFKPELIMRASA, encoded by the coding sequence ATGATAAAAAATCAAATAGCAATCATGGCTGCGAGTTTCGCTTTTACTTTTGCCTCGAAAATGCTTTCACTAATTTCAAGTCATTTAAAAATTGGTGAATCACTTACCCAGTATTCTACTGTGGGTTTACCAATCAGAGAAAATAAACGACTTGAGGATATTTTAGATAAATCACCACCTTCGGCCCTTATTGGTGTATCAATTCGCCCTGAGGCCTCAATTGTGGCTAAATATAAAACTGCTGGTATCCCCATTATTTTAATTGACGAAGAGATGTCCGGTGCTTCAACTGTTGCTAGCGATAATTTTATGGGGGGATATCTTGCAGGCGAGTATTTAGTAAAAAAACAAAGGAAAAAAATTGCTATCGTTTCTGGACGCATGCAAATTGAAGGTGGATACAACGCGATACAACGAGTGAATGGCTTTAAAATGGCCCTAGAAAAAACTGGGTTAGCACTACCACAAAATCAAATTTTTGAAGTAAGAGATTATTCATTTAATGATGGTACAAAGGTAATGGCGCAAATAATTGAATCGCACCTTAAAATTGATGCTATTTTCTGCGCAGCTGGTGATGAATGTGCCAAGGGGCTACTTAATACTGCTTTTAAACAAGGAGTAAACATTCCAGAAGACATTTCTATTATTGGTTATGATGATATGGAGTTAGCTAAAACTTCAAATCCACCTTTGACTACAATTAGACAACCTTTAGAAGAAATGGCAACTTCAGCATACGATATGGCAACTGTTAATCGTCTCGAATTAATAGACAAACCCAAAAAAGCTTCTTTTAAACCTGAGTTAATAATGCGAGCATCCGCTTAA
- a CDS encoding 3',5'-cyclic-nucleotide phosphodiesterase, producing the protein MRLRVLGCHGGESPSHRTSCFAIDEKLLLDAGSVTRSLSLIEQSNIDYIYLSHSHIDHVKGLPLLLDNVIANRNKPVTMIATAGTEAALSQHLFNGLLWPDFSKIPTCENPILRIRIITPREIFTLDGGFELLAIPVHHSIECHGIIVNTKSGAIAYTGDTGPTDEFWQVASSHPKLRAVICEVSFTNEMEKLAGLSGHLTPKMLANELTKFKPQNNTPIFITHMKPGLDDSLKAQLAELNDARIKILHLLDEINI; encoded by the coding sequence ATGCGCTTACGGGTACTCGGGTGCCATGGTGGTGAATCGCCGAGTCATCGGACTTCTTGCTTTGCAATTGATGAAAAATTGCTTTTAGATGCAGGTTCTGTAACTCGTAGTTTATCACTAATTGAGCAAAGTAATATCGATTATATTTATTTAAGTCACAGTCACATTGATCACGTAAAAGGTCTTCCACTATTATTAGATAACGTAATCGCTAATCGTAATAAACCAGTTACAATGATCGCTACTGCTGGTACAGAAGCAGCACTTAGTCAGCATCTTTTCAATGGATTACTCTGGCCTGATTTTAGTAAAATTCCTACTTGCGAAAATCCGATACTACGAATACGTATTATTACTCCTCGAGAAATTTTTACTCTAGATGGTGGATTTGAACTACTCGCGATACCTGTACATCACAGTATTGAGTGTCATGGAATAATAGTAAACACCAAATCTGGTGCCATCGCTTATACTGGAGATACCGGACCTACTGATGAATTTTGGCAAGTTGCTAGTTCACACCCAAAATTGCGTGCTGTGATCTGCGAAGTTAGCTTTACCAATGAAATGGAAAAATTAGCTGGTCTTTCCGGCCACCTTACTCCCAAAATGCTTGCCAATGAACTTACTAAATTTAAACCGCAAAACAATACGCCTATCTTTATCACTCATATGAAACCAGGTCTGGACGATAGTTTAAAAGCGCAGTTAGCCGAACTAAACGATGCACGCATAAAAATTCTTCATTTGCTTGATGAGATAAACATCTAA
- a CDS encoding Crp/Fnr family transcriptional regulator — protein sequence MADDKLYERFGREFPAGHVLCRDGDPGKEMFVIQSGKVRISKTVRGIEKTLVVLGPGAFFGEMSILNNKPRSATATVEENAKLLVIDPKTFEAMVRGNAEIAVRLIKTLAQRLQEADDQIENLLLKDPNSRLVHFLINTAKKHLPDGEDGSVNLDLAVRDLAGKAGLELDQVNEVLNKLIRAKLVQIVDNGLIIHNVKKLREFLDFLGMKEKFGDI from the coding sequence ATGGCTGACGACAAGCTCTACGAGCGTTTCGGTCGTGAGTTCCCCGCGGGTCATGTTTTATGTCGTGACGGTGACCCCGGCAAAGAAATGTTCGTCATTCAATCCGGTAAGGTGCGCATTTCTAAGACTGTACGTGGTATAGAAAAAACTTTAGTAGTTCTTGGGCCAGGTGCTTTTTTCGGAGAAATGTCTATCCTTAATAACAAACCACGTTCAGCTACAGCAACCGTTGAAGAAAATGCCAAACTATTGGTTATCGATCCTAAAACATTCGAAGCAATGGTTCGTGGCAATGCTGAAATTGCTGTGCGTCTCATCAAAACTCTTGCACAAAGATTGCAAGAAGCTGACGACCAAATTGAAAATTTATTATTGAAGGATCCAAATTCACGACTTGTCCATTTCTTAATAAATACAGCGAAAAAGCATTTACCTGATGGCGAAGATGGTTCAGTGAATCTTGACCTTGCTGTTAGAGATCTTGCTGGTAAAGCAGGCCTCGAACTTGATCAAGTAAATGAGGTACTTAATAAATTAATTCGCGCTAAGCTGGTGCAGATCGTTGATAATGGTCTTATCATCCATAATGTTAAAAAACTGCGAGAATTTTTAGATTTCTTAGGCATGAAAGAAAAATTCGGAGATATTTAA
- a CDS encoding adenylate/guanylate cyclase domain-containing protein, with product MVRKKITSRIKRFIPLIISLGVAFIFAVINVAIERGTFNSGILSKHGLIHLLDLKSLDVKFQSRNIEKLLEPKVVIAAIDEKGIEKYGLWPWSRAVVAQFIEKATKGGAKVIAFDAVFGDEDRNTSWVTLKRFANSFDDAGLLPHSKLSTSIAEALKKSDAANREALARLKNLENKINKNGRQQLLSPQKGLERSTTELQKALQAFNTYNEHSTKFSKLLHAEVDAASPDDALKNAIAASPQTILGVVGFYEKEIAKVAGHGAASFALLASSSIDSLYETTTYEAGGQSLPMTEPVTDRSISQLSVPQMTGVLPPLPKFVKVAKGLGFFNASPDRDGQMRRLPLLQRFEDKLYPALSLIAAARFSDSNIWPLTNPFYSDKLNGLAPINEQDIKIPTDFNGGFLINYYKNPEEYFKKYSVADFIDDTVPASVYKNKVVIFGFTAQGLLDLRPTPFSPITPGVYIHAMAIQNMIDNKYLDRVFGIALVEALAYLLIGLILGLLLPRIPAWAGFFVTFSFVTLIHFIDIKFIFPNGTWVLNILPTLQAFLTFVGITVYGFLTEGREKRQIRKAFQFYLSKNVVEQVLKNPQLLKLGGDKVNATVLFSDVRGFTTISERLSPEALVHLLNNYLTPMTDVVLAHNGTLDKYIGDAIMAIFGAPVNYNDHALRACRVCLEMMAKLRELQVGWRNEGLPDINIGIGVNTGSMSAGNMGSSQRFDYTVMGDNVNLASRLEAINKEYGTNIIISQATYEAAKSEIFAREVDMVRVKGKREPVKIYELLGLGSPSQEHSDLIGEFARAMDLYRAQAWDDAIAAFELVRQKILVNDPTSGIYIERCKIMSDNPPGDAWDGAYNMTHK from the coding sequence ATGGTTCGCAAAAAAATCACGAGCCGTATCAAACGCTTTATTCCCCTTATTATTAGCTTGGGTGTGGCCTTTATCTTTGCAGTCATCAACGTGGCTATCGAAAGAGGGACATTCAATTCAGGTATATTATCTAAACACGGCCTAATTCACTTGCTTGACCTAAAATCTCTTGATGTCAAATTTCAAAGCCGAAACATTGAAAAATTACTTGAACCTAAAGTAGTCATTGCCGCTATTGATGAAAAAGGCATCGAAAAATACGGACTTTGGCCATGGAGTCGCGCAGTAGTCGCACAGTTTATTGAGAAAGCTACCAAAGGTGGGGCTAAAGTAATCGCTTTTGATGCTGTATTTGGTGATGAAGACCGTAATACCTCGTGGGTAACCCTAAAAAGGTTTGCTAATAGCTTCGACGATGCTGGTCTGTTACCTCATTCTAAACTTTCAACATCAATCGCAGAAGCGCTGAAAAAAAGTGATGCTGCTAATCGTGAAGCTCTTGCCCGTTTAAAAAACTTAGAAAATAAAATCAATAAAAATGGTCGCCAACAATTATTAAGCCCTCAAAAAGGGTTAGAACGTTCAACTACCGAACTCCAAAAAGCTTTACAGGCTTTTAATACATATAACGAACACTCGACAAAATTTTCAAAATTACTTCACGCCGAAGTAGATGCTGCTTCACCCGATGATGCCTTAAAAAATGCTATTGCTGCCTCCCCACAAACTATTTTAGGAGTTGTTGGTTTTTACGAAAAAGAAATCGCTAAAGTAGCAGGTCACGGTGCTGCTAGCTTCGCTCTCCTAGCTTCGAGTTCCATCGATAGTCTTTACGAAACAACAACTTACGAAGCTGGTGGTCAATCGCTGCCTATGACTGAGCCTGTTACCGATAGGAGCATTAGTCAATTAAGTGTCCCCCAAATGACCGGAGTCTTACCACCATTACCTAAATTTGTTAAGGTGGCAAAAGGGTTGGGCTTTTTTAATGCTTCTCCTGACCGTGATGGGCAAATGCGGCGTTTGCCTTTATTGCAACGTTTTGAAGATAAACTCTATCCTGCACTTTCGTTAATTGCTGCCGCTCGTTTTTCTGATTCCAACATTTGGCCACTTACTAACCCATTTTACTCTGATAAACTAAATGGATTAGCGCCAATAAATGAGCAAGACATTAAAATTCCAACCGATTTTAACGGTGGATTTCTAATTAATTACTATAAAAACCCAGAGGAATATTTTAAAAAATATTCAGTAGCTGATTTTATTGACGATACTGTACCCGCTTCAGTGTATAAAAACAAAGTTGTTATTTTTGGGTTTACTGCACAAGGTCTGCTTGATCTTAGACCAACTCCATTTTCACCAATTACACCTGGCGTTTACATTCATGCCATGGCTATCCAAAATATGATCGACAACAAATATCTCGATCGTGTTTTTGGCATAGCATTAGTCGAAGCATTAGCTTACTTGCTGATCGGTCTAATATTAGGTTTGTTGTTACCACGTATTCCAGCATGGGCGGGTTTCTTTGTTACTTTTAGTTTTGTTACTTTAATTCATTTTATTGATATAAAGTTTATCTTCCCCAATGGGACGTGGGTACTCAATATCTTGCCGACCCTGCAAGCTTTCTTAACTTTTGTAGGTATAACTGTGTATGGCTTTCTTACTGAGGGTCGCGAAAAACGCCAGATCCGCAAAGCTTTTCAATTTTATTTATCTAAAAATGTTGTCGAGCAAGTATTAAAAAATCCTCAACTGCTTAAACTTGGTGGCGATAAAGTTAATGCCACCGTACTTTTCTCGGATGTTCGTGGTTTCACTACTATCAGTGAACGCTTATCGCCAGAAGCATTGGTTCATCTGCTTAATAACTACTTAACTCCGATGACTGATGTAGTGCTTGCACATAACGGTACTCTCGATAAATATATTGGCGATGCCATTATGGCGATATTTGGTGCCCCAGTTAACTATAATGATCATGCTTTGCGTGCCTGCCGCGTTTGTCTAGAGATGATGGCAAAATTGCGTGAACTACAGGTGGGGTGGCGTAATGAAGGTCTGCCCGATATTAATATAGGAATTGGTGTTAACACTGGCTCAATGTCTGCTGGTAACATGGGCTCATCACAACGTTTTGACTATACGGTTATGGGCGACAACGTGAATTTAGCCTCACGTCTCGAAGCTATTAATAAAGAGTACGGCACCAACATTATAATTAGCCAGGCTACTTATGAGGCTGCAAAAAGTGAAATTTTTGCACGTGAGGTTGATATGGTTCGAGTTAAAGGTAAACGCGAACCAGTCAAAATATACGAACTCTTGGGACTCGGATCACCAAGCCAAGAACACAGTGATTTAATCGGTGAATTTGCTCGTGCTATGGATCTATATCGTGCTCAAGCTTGGGATGATGCTATTGCAGCATTTGAATTAGTGCGACAAAAAATACTAGTTAATGACCCAACATCTGGCATCTATATTGAACGTTGTAAGATAATGAGCGACAATCCACCGGGAGATGCTTGGGACGGCGCATACAATATGACCCATAAATAG